From the Lathyrus oleraceus cultivar Zhongwan6 chromosome 4, CAAS_Psat_ZW6_1.0, whole genome shotgun sequence genome, one window contains:
- the LOC127076875 gene encoding putative cyclin-A3-1 isoform X2, producing MALDAPPEEDHPKRRASDHPDSPVSSKKREVVGEIANLDIQSPATKEETTEESKQPSPCSIYKYLHTMERDENKRPLGNYIGTVQKRMTNDMREILIDWLVEVTEEFKLISDTLYIGVSCIDRFLSVHPLDKNYLQLLGITAILIASKQADICCPPEERLCFMTDNTYNVSEVIQMEKDVLACLNSDLCYPTSRNFLRILIGIFHSHTNTLRCTKPFDYLVSKKYDQQMEFLACYLLELCLLSSKCIKFLPSIAAASAIFLSRFILEPKDHPWNQELECRSGYKASDLQECVLAIHEVHSNISKWPVQAVREKYMKSKFMSMASLTAGEIPANYFEPIDQ from the exons ATGGCTTTGGACGCACCTCCTGAAGAAGACCACCCGAAACGCCGTGCGTCTGATCATCCAGACTCACCGGTGTCATCCAAGAAGCGAGAAGTGGTCGGCGAAATCGCCAATCTCGACATCCAGAGTCCAGCCACAAAAGAAGAGACGACCGAGGAAAGCAAACAGCCATCTCCCTGTTCCATTTACAAATATCTCCATACCATGGAGAGGGATGAGAATAAGAGGCCATTAGGGAATTACATTGGGACAGTTCAGAAAAGGATGACAAATGACATGCGTGAAATTCTGATTGATTGGTTAGTGGAGGTTACTGAGGAATTCAAGCTTATTTCCGATACTCTTTATATCGGTGTTTCTTGCATCGATCGTTTCCTCTCTGTTCATCCTCTCGACAAAAACTACCTCCAGCTTCTCGGCATTACTGCCATCCTCATTGCCTC GAAGCAAGCAGATATTTGTTGTCCACCGGAGGAACGGTTGTGCTTTATGACGGATAATACTTACAACGTCTCCGAGGTTATACAGATGGAGAAGGATGTCCTTGCATGTTTGAACTCTGATTTATGCTATCCCACCTCTAGAAATTTTCTCAG AATTTTAATCGGAATTTTTCACAGTCACACCAATACTCTG CGCTGTACCAAGCCATTCGATTACTTGGTCTCTAAGAAATATGACCAGCAGATGGAATTCTTGGCTTGTTATCTTCTGGAGTTATGCTTATTATCATCCAAATGCATCAAGTTTTTACCTTCCATAGCTGCTGCTTCTGCGATATTTCTATCGAGGTTTATACTTGAACCAAAGGATCACCCCTGG AATCAAGAGTTAGAATGCCGATCAGGATATAAGGCAAGTGACCTGCAGGAATGTGTCCTTGCAATACATGAAGTGCACTCCAATATCTCAAAGTGGCCTGTACAAGCAGTCCGGGAAAAGTACATGAAATCCAAG TTTATGAGTATGGCATCTTTGACTGCTGGGGAGATTCCTGCAAATTATTTCGAGCCCATTGATCAATAA
- the LOC127076875 gene encoding putative cyclin-A3-1 isoform X1 encodes MALDAPPEEDHPKRRASDHPDSPVSSKKREVVGEIANLDIQSPATKEETTEESKQPSPCSIYKYLHTMERDENKRPLGNYIGTVQKRMTNDMREILIDWLVEVTEEFKLISDTLYIGVSCIDRFLSVHPLDKNYLQLLGITAILIASKQADICCPPEERLCFMTDNTYNVSEVIQMEKDVLACLNSDLCYPTSRNFLRILIGIFHSHTNTLRCTKPFDYLVSKKYDQQMEFLACYLLELCLLSSKCIKFLPSIAAASAIFLSRFILEPKDHPWQNQELECRSGYKASDLQECVLAIHEVHSNISKWPVQAVREKYMKSKFMSMASLTAGEIPANYFEPIDQ; translated from the exons ATGGCTTTGGACGCACCTCCTGAAGAAGACCACCCGAAACGCCGTGCGTCTGATCATCCAGACTCACCGGTGTCATCCAAGAAGCGAGAAGTGGTCGGCGAAATCGCCAATCTCGACATCCAGAGTCCAGCCACAAAAGAAGAGACGACCGAGGAAAGCAAACAGCCATCTCCCTGTTCCATTTACAAATATCTCCATACCATGGAGAGGGATGAGAATAAGAGGCCATTAGGGAATTACATTGGGACAGTTCAGAAAAGGATGACAAATGACATGCGTGAAATTCTGATTGATTGGTTAGTGGAGGTTACTGAGGAATTCAAGCTTATTTCCGATACTCTTTATATCGGTGTTTCTTGCATCGATCGTTTCCTCTCTGTTCATCCTCTCGACAAAAACTACCTCCAGCTTCTCGGCATTACTGCCATCCTCATTGCCTC GAAGCAAGCAGATATTTGTTGTCCACCGGAGGAACGGTTGTGCTTTATGACGGATAATACTTACAACGTCTCCGAGGTTATACAGATGGAGAAGGATGTCCTTGCATGTTTGAACTCTGATTTATGCTATCCCACCTCTAGAAATTTTCTCAG AATTTTAATCGGAATTTTTCACAGTCACACCAATACTCTG CGCTGTACCAAGCCATTCGATTACTTGGTCTCTAAGAAATATGACCAGCAGATGGAATTCTTGGCTTGTTATCTTCTGGAGTTATGCTTATTATCATCCAAATGCATCAAGTTTTTACCTTCCATAGCTGCTGCTTCTGCGATATTTCTATCGAGGTTTATACTTGAACCAAAGGATCACCCCTGG CAGAATCAAGAGTTAGAATGCCGATCAGGATATAAGGCAAGTGACCTGCAGGAATGTGTCCTTGCAATACATGAAGTGCACTCCAATATCTCAAAGTGGCCTGTACAAGCAGTCCGGGAAAAGTACATGAAATCCAAG TTTATGAGTATGGCATCTTTGACTGCTGGGGAGATTCCTGCAAATTATTTCGAGCCCATTGATCAATAA